The sequence TTGGGCTTTCTCGCGCTGCTGTTCCTCGCGCTGAAGGTCGGCAACATGAGCTCGCTGTCGTTTCAGCCGACCTACGCGGTGAAGATGAAGTTCGACAACATCGGCGGCCTGAAGCCGCGCGCGGCCGTGAAGAGCGCGGGCGTCGTGGTCGGCCGCGTGAAGGCGATCGGCTTCGACTCGAACACCTACCAGGCGCTCGTCACGGTCGATCTCGACAAGCAATACCCGTTTCCGAAGGATTCGTCGGCGAAGATCCTCACGTCGGGCCTGCTCGGCGAGCAGTACATCGGCCTCGATCCGGGCGGCGACACGGAAATGCTGAAGGCGGGCGACACGATTACGATGACGCAGTCGGCGATCGTGCTCGAGAACCTGATCGGGCAGTTCCTGTACAGCAAGGCCGCGGACGCGGGCGGCGCGAAGCCGGCCGCCGCGGCGCCGGGCGCGCCTGCGCCCGCGGCATCGGGCGCGGCCGCGCAGTGAGCGTCGCGCAAGCGGAATCCGAGAGAAGAACCGAGGGGAAGAACATCATGCAGACGATCCGCATCAGACACGCGGTGCTGGCGATCACGGCCGCCGCGGCATTGAGCGGTTGCGCGACGGTCCAGACGCCGACGAAGGGCGATCCGTTCGAAGGCTTCAACCGGACGATGTATACGTTCAACGACAAGGTCGACCAGTACGCGCTCAAGCCGGTCGCGCGCGGCTACCAGTGGGCGGTGCCGCAGCCGGTGCGCGACAGCGTGACGAACTTCTTCTCGAACATCGGCGACGTGTACGTCGCCGCGAACAACATCGTGCAGCTGAAGATCGCCGACGGCGTCGGCGACATCATGCGGGTCGTGATCAACACCGTGTTCGGCGTCGGCGGCCTGTTCGACGTCGCGACGCTCGCGAAGCTGCCGAAGCATACGAGCGACTTCGGCGTGACGCTCGGCCACTACGGCGTGCCGAGCGGTCCGTATCTCGTGCTGCCGTTGCTCGGCCCGAGCACGATTCGCGACACGGCTGGCCTCGCCGTCGATTACGCGGGCAATCCGCTCACCTACGTGCGGCCCGACAGCGTGAGCTGGGGGCTGTTCGGCCTGAACCTCGTCAACACGCGCGCGAACCTGCTCGGCGCGGGCGACGTGCTCGAGGCGGCCGCGATCGACAAATATTCGTTCGTGCGCAACGCGTACCTGCAGCGCCGCCAGGCGCTGATCGGCGGCGGCGCGAGCGCGCAGTCGAACCTGCCGGATTACGGCAACGAAGCGCCGCCGCCGAATTACGAAATGCCGGAAGAGGGCGCCGCGGCGCCGGCGAGCGGCGCGGCTGCCGCGTCGGCGCCGGCGGCCGCGTCCGTGCCTTCGGCGGCGTCGGGCGCGGCGCCGGCCGTGGCGGCGCCCGCATCGGCCGCGGCGCCGAACCCGAGCAGCGCGACCAACGTGCCTGCTCAACAGGTCGTGCCGCCGTCGCCGGGCGGCATCCGTTTCCCGAGCATCCGGCTGCATTGACCCCGGCACTTACATTCGTTACAGCCGGAAACGATTCTGGCGGCGGCCGGCGCGAACTTGCGCCGCCGCCGACGGTTCAAAGTTTGGCATTGACCCACATAAGCAGGGCATACCTATGAAGAAACTGTTTCTGATCCCCGTCTTTGCCGCGCTGTTTTCGTTTGGCGCGGCCGCCGCGCACGCGGAAGTCGACCAGTCGAATCCGCAGGCGCTGATCAAGTCCGCGACGCAGCAGGTGCTCGACGAAGTGCGCGCGCAGACGATCAGGCAGGGCGATACCGCCCGCATCATCACGATCGTCAACAAGGACATCCTGCCGTACACCGATTTCCGCCGCACGACGCAGCTCGCGATGGGCCGCAACTGGCGCACCGCGACGCCCGCCCAGCAGCAGCAGGTGATCGAGCAGTTCAAGCAGCTGCTGATCCGCACTTATTCGGGCGCGCTCGCGCAGCTGAAGCCGGACCAGCAGATCCAGTACCCGCCGTTCCGCGCGGATTCGGACGCGACGGATGTAGTCGTGCGCACGGTCGCGATGAACAACGGCCAACCGGTGCAGATCGACTATCGGCTGTACAAGACGGCGCAGGGCTGGCGCGTCTATGACCTGAACGTGCTGGGCGCCTGGCTGATCCAGACCTACCAGCAGCAGTTCAACGAGAAGATCCAGCAAAGCGGCGTCGACGGCCTGATCCAGTTCCTGACCGAGCGCAACCAGCAGCTTGCCTCGGGCAAGCAGGCATCGTGAGCCGCTTCGACTCCGGCGCGACGTTGACCCACGCGAGCGCGAAGGCCGCGCTCGCGCAAGGGCTCGCGCGCATCGACGCGGGCGCGACGGCCGTCGATTGCGGGGCGCTCGCGCAATTCGATTCGTCGGCGCTCTCGGTGCTGCTCGCCTGGCAGCGCGCCGCGCGTGCGCGCGGCGTGACGCTCGACATCCTCAATCTGCCGCCGAAGCTCGCGAGTCTCGCGCAGGCGTACGGCATCGACACGCTTCTCTCCGGGCGACATTGACGCCCGCGTCCGGGTTCGCCGGCGGCCGTTGCGCCGTTCGCGAGCCCGTCTTCGTTCCGCTGATCGATGAGGCAGGGCCCGCCGCCCGCCCGGGCCGGGCGCGGCGAATGCGCCGAAGCGAGCGCGCGACGCGTTTGCGACGCGCATCATGCGCCCGGGCTCCGGCTACGGGTTCCCACGACGATCGGCTTCGCCGGTTTGCCCTATAATCAACCGTTTTGCGGGGCTGCCGAACGGTCCCCAATTCCCCCTTTCGCATCGAGCATAAAGAAGGCGTCGCGGCCGTCGTGCCGCGCTCAGTCATGTCAGCCATAGAAATCCGTCACGTCAAGAAGCGCTACAAGTCGCTTCAGGCGCTCAAGGGCGTCAGCCTGTCGGTCGAGGAAGGCGAGTTTTTCGGTTTGCTCGGCCCGAACGGCGCAGGCAAGACCACACTCATCAGCATTCTCGCCGGCCTCGCGCGCGCCGACGAAGGCACCGTCACCGTGCGCGGCCACGACGTCGTCAAGGATTTCCGGGCGGCGCGGCGCGCGCTCGGCGTCGTGCCGCAAGAGCTCGTGTTCGATCCGTTCTTCACGGTGCGCGAGACGCTGCGCATCCAGTCCGGCTACTTCGGCCTGCACCGCAACGACGACTGGATCGACGAAGTGATGGCGAACCTCGACCTCACCGAAAAGGCCGACGCGAACATGCGCGCGCTGTCGGGCGGGATGAAGCGGCGCGTGCTCGTCGCGCAGGCGCTCGTGCACCGGCCGCCCGTGATCGTGCTCGACGAGCCGACCGCGGGCGTCGACGTCGAGCTGCGCCAGACGCTGTGGAAGTTCATCTCGCGGCTCAATCGCGAAGGCCACACGATCGTGCTGACCACCCACTATCTCGAGGAAGCGGAGTCGCTCTGCGACCGCATCGCGATGCTCAGGCGCGGCGAAGTCGTCGCGCTCGACCGCACACGCGCGCTGCTGCAGCGTTTCTCGGGGCTGCAGCTGTTCCTGCGGCTGTCGCACGGCGTGCTGCCCGCCGAGTTGCGCGCGCTCGAAGCGGAGGCCGCGCCCGCCACGGCGCCCGAGCATCTGCTGCGGATCGCCGATTACGACGAGGTCGAGCGGATCTTGTCGCTCTGCCGCGCGGCCGGCTGCGGCTTCGACGAGATCGAAATCCGCAAGGCCGATCTGGAGGATGTGTTCGTGCAGGTGATGAACGGCGCCGATGTGATCGAGGGGTTGGCATGAGCGGGTTTCGCACGCTGTTCTACAAGGAAATTCTGCGGTTCTGGAAGGTGTCGTTCCAGACGGTGCTCGCGCCCGTCGTCACTGCGCTGCTCTATCTGACGATCTTCGGCCATGCGTTGACGGGGCGCGTCGAGGTGTATCCGGGCGTCGAGTACGTGAGCTTCCTCGTGCCCGGCCTCGTGATGATGAGCGTGCTGCAGAATGCGTTCGCGAACAGCTCGTCGTCGCTGATCCAGTCGAAGATCACGGGCAACCTCGTGTTCATGCTGCTGCCGCCGCTGTCGTACGCGGACATCTTCGGCGCGTACGTGCTCGCGTCCGTCGTGCGCGGGCTCGCGGTCGGCGCGGGCGTGTTCGTCGTCACGGTCTGGTTCATTCCGATGAGCTTCGCCGCGCCGTTCTACATCGTCGCGTTCGCGCTGTTCGGCTCGGCGATTCTCGGCACGCTCGGGCTGATCGCCGGCATCTGGGCCGAGAAGTTCGACCAGCTCGCCGCGTTCCAGAACTTCCTCATCATGCCGCTCACGTTCCTGTCGGGCGTGTTCTATTCGACGCACTCGCTGCCGTCCGTGTGGCGCGAGGTGTCGCGGCTCAATCCGTTCTTCTACATGATCGACGGCTTCCGCTACGGGTTCTTCGGCGTCGCCGACGTGAATCCGCTCGCGAGCCTCGCGATCGTCGCCGGCTTCTTCGCGCTGCTCGCGCTGATCGCGATGCGGCTGCTCGCCACCGGCTACAAACTGCGTCATTGATATGAATCGACGGCCGCGCGCCGCGTTCGCCGCCGCCCCGCCGCGCGCGCCGAATCGCGCCGGGCGGCCCAGCGCGTACTGACAGGAGCATTTCATGTTGCCGACTCCCGAACTGGTCAAGCAATACATCGCGGCGGGCCTTGCCTGCACGCATCTGGAAGTCGAAGGCGACGGCCAGCATTTCTTCGCGACGATCGTGTCGCCCGCCTTCGAGGGCAAGCGGCCGATTCAGCGGCATCAGCTCGTCTACGCGGCGCTTGGCGATCGCATGAAGCAGGAAATCCACGCGCTCAGCATGAAGACGCTGACGCCCGCCGAATGGCAGAATGCATAAACGGAAACAGTCAGTGCAAGTCACCGTCAACGAACGCGACGCCGTCGAGCGCGTCGCCACGGAAACCCCGGCCGGCAATCGGCAAGCGCATGCGCACGGAACGGACAAGCTCGTGATCGAGGGCGGCCGGCGCCTTGCCGGCGAGATCGCCGTGTCGGGCGCGAAGAACGCCGCGCTGCCGATCCTCTGCGCGGGCCTGCTGAGCGCCGAGCCCGTGCGCCTCGAGAACGTGCCGAACCTGAAGGACGTGCGCACGACGCTCGCGCTGCTCGGCCAGATGGGCATGCGCGAGGAGACGGACGGCGCGCGGGTGTTGCTCGATGCGTCGCGCGTCGACAACCCGGTCGCGCCTTACGAGCTCGTGAAGACGATGCGTGCGTCGATCCTCGTGCTCGGCCCGCTGCTCGCGCGCTTCGGCTACGCGAAGGTGTCGCTGCCGGGCGGCTGCGCGATCGGCGCGCGCCCAGTCGACCAGCACATCAAGGGCCTGCAGGCGATGGGCGCCGAGATCCGCATCGAGCACGGCTACGTCGAGGCGCGCGCGAAGCGCCTGAAGGGCGCGCGGATCGTCACCGACATGATCACCGTCACGGGCACCGAGAACCTGCTGATGGCGGCGACGCTCGCCGACGGCGAGACGGTGATCGAGAACGCCGCGCGCGAGCCGGAAGTGACGGACCTCGCGCATCTGCTCGTCGAAATGGGCGCGAAGATCGACGGGATCGGCACCGACCGGCTCGTGATCCAGGGCGTCGAGCGCCTGCACGGCGCGACGCATGCGGTGATCCCGGACCGGATCGAGGCGGGCACGTTCCTTTGCGCGGTCGCGGCGGCGGGCGGCGACGTGACGCTCACCGGCATGCGTGCACACATCCTCGACGCGGTGATCGACAAGCTGCGCGAAGCGGGCGCGACGATCGAAGAGGGCGCCGACACGCTGCGCGTGAAGATGGATCGCCGGCCGAGCGCGGTCGCGATCCGCACGTCCGAGTATCCGGCGTTCCCGACCGACATGCAGGCGCAGTTCATGGCGCTGAACGCGGTCGCGGACGGCTCCGCGCAAGTGATCGAGACGATCTTCGAGAACCGCTTCATGCACGTGCAGGAGCTGAACCGCCTCGGCGCGAGCATCGCGGTCGACGGCAACACGGCGCTCGTCACGGGCGTGCCGAGGCTCTCGGGCGCGAGCGTGATGGCGACCGACCTGCGCGCGTCGGCGAGTCTCGTGATCGCCGGCCTCTGCGCGCAAGGCGAGACGCTCGTCGACCGCATCTATCATTTGGACCGCGGCTACGACCGGATGGAGACGAAGCTGACGGCCGTCGGCGCGAGCGTGCGCCGCATTTCAGGGAGCGAAGCATGACTGCACCGCTGACGCTGGCGCTGTCGAAAGGGCGTATCTTCGAGGAAACCGTGCCGCTTCTTGCGGCGGCGGGCGTGACGGTCGCCGAGGACCCGGAAACCTCGCGCAAGCTGATCCTGCCGACCACCGATCCGAACCTGCGCGTGATCGTCGTGCGGGCGACCGACGTGCCGACCTACGTCGAGTACGGCGCGGCCGATTTCGGCGTCGCCGGCAAGGACGTGCTGCTGGAGCACGGCGGCGGCGGGCTGTATCAGCCGATCGATCTGAACATCGCGCGCTGCCGGATGTCGGTGGCCGTGCCGGCGGGCTTCGATTACGCGAACGCGGTGCGCCAGGGTGCGCGGCTGCGCGTCGCGACGAAGTATGTCGAGACCG comes from Burkholderia savannae and encodes:
- the mlaD gene encoding outer membrane lipid asymmetry maintenance protein MlaD; its protein translation is MTMKKTALDFWVGLFVVLGFLALLFLALKVGNMSSLSFQPTYAVKMKFDNIGGLKPRAAVKSAGVVVGRVKAIGFDSNTYQALVTVDLDKQYPFPKDSSAKILTSGLLGEQYIGLDPGGDTEMLKAGDTITMTQSAIVLENLIGQFLYSKAADAGGAKPAAAAPGAPAPAASGAAAQ
- a CDS encoding MlaA family lipoprotein, producing the protein MQTIRIRHAVLAITAAAALSGCATVQTPTKGDPFEGFNRTMYTFNDKVDQYALKPVARGYQWAVPQPVRDSVTNFFSNIGDVYVAANNIVQLKIADGVGDIMRVVINTVFGVGGLFDVATLAKLPKHTSDFGVTLGHYGVPSGPYLVLPLLGPSTIRDTAGLAVDYAGNPLTYVRPDSVSWGLFGLNLVNTRANLLGAGDVLEAAAIDKYSFVRNAYLQRRQALIGGGASAQSNLPDYGNEAPPPNYEMPEEGAAAPASGAAAASAPAAASVPSAASGAAPAVAAPASAAAPNPSSATNVPAQQVVPPSPGGIRFPSIRLH
- a CDS encoding MlaC/ttg2D family ABC transporter substrate-binding protein, which translates into the protein MKKLFLIPVFAALFSFGAAAAHAEVDQSNPQALIKSATQQVLDEVRAQTIRQGDTARIITIVNKDILPYTDFRRTTQLAMGRNWRTATPAQQQQVIEQFKQLLIRTYSGALAQLKPDQQIQYPPFRADSDATDVVVRTVAMNNGQPVQIDYRLYKTAQGWRVYDLNVLGAWLIQTYQQQFNEKIQQSGVDGLIQFLTERNQQLASGKQAS
- a CDS encoding STAS domain-containing protein, whose translation is MSRFDSGATLTHASAKAALAQGLARIDAGATAVDCGALAQFDSSALSVLLAWQRAARARGVTLDILNLPPKLASLAQAYGIDTLLSGRH
- a CDS encoding ABC transporter ATP-binding protein — protein: MSAIEIRHVKKRYKSLQALKGVSLSVEEGEFFGLLGPNGAGKTTLISILAGLARADEGTVTVRGHDVVKDFRAARRALGVVPQELVFDPFFTVRETLRIQSGYFGLHRNDDWIDEVMANLDLTEKADANMRALSGGMKRRVLVAQALVHRPPVIVLDEPTAGVDVELRQTLWKFISRLNREGHTIVLTTHYLEEAESLCDRIAMLRRGEVVALDRTRALLQRFSGLQLFLRLSHGVLPAELRALEAEAAPATAPEHLLRIADYDEVERILSLCRAAGCGFDEIEIRKADLEDVFVQVMNGADVIEGLA
- a CDS encoding ABC transporter permease — encoded protein: MSGFRTLFYKEILRFWKVSFQTVLAPVVTALLYLTIFGHALTGRVEVYPGVEYVSFLVPGLVMMSVLQNAFANSSSSLIQSKITGNLVFMLLPPLSYADIFGAYVLASVVRGLAVGAGVFVVTVWFIPMSFAAPFYIVAFALFGSAILGTLGLIAGIWAEKFDQLAAFQNFLIMPLTFLSGVFYSTHSLPSVWREVSRLNPFFYMIDGFRYGFFGVADVNPLASLAIVAGFFALLALIAMRLLATGYKLRH
- a CDS encoding BolA family protein is translated as MLPTPELVKQYIAAGLACTHLEVEGDGQHFFATIVSPAFEGKRPIQRHQLVYAALGDRMKQEIHALSMKTLTPAEWQNA
- the murA gene encoding UDP-N-acetylglucosamine 1-carboxyvinyltransferase, whose amino-acid sequence is MQVTVNERDAVERVATETPAGNRQAHAHGTDKLVIEGGRRLAGEIAVSGAKNAALPILCAGLLSAEPVRLENVPNLKDVRTTLALLGQMGMREETDGARVLLDASRVDNPVAPYELVKTMRASILVLGPLLARFGYAKVSLPGGCAIGARPVDQHIKGLQAMGAEIRIEHGYVEARAKRLKGARIVTDMITVTGTENLLMAATLADGETVIENAAREPEVTDLAHLLVEMGAKIDGIGTDRLVIQGVERLHGATHAVIPDRIEAGTFLCAVAAAGGDVTLTGMRAHILDAVIDKLREAGATIEEGADTLRVKMDRRPSAVAIRTSEYPAFPTDMQAQFMALNAVADGSAQVIETIFENRFMHVQELNRLGASIAVDGNTALVTGVPRLSGASVMATDLRASASLVIAGLCAQGETLVDRIYHLDRGYDRMETKLTAVGASVRRISGSEA
- the hisG gene encoding ATP phosphoribosyltransferase, whose amino-acid sequence is MTAPLTLALSKGRIFEETVPLLAAAGVTVAEDPETSRKLILPTTDPNLRVIVVRATDVPTYVEYGAADFGVAGKDVLLEHGGGGLYQPIDLNIARCRMSVAVPAGFDYANAVRQGARLRVATKYVETAREHFAAKGVHVDLIKLYGSMELAPLVGLADAIVDLVSSGGTLKANNLVEVEEIMPISSRLVVNQAALKLKRAALKPFLDAFERASQRSGA